The following are from one region of the Cataglyphis hispanica isolate Lineage 1 chromosome 16, ULB_Chis1_1.0, whole genome shotgun sequence genome:
- the LOC126855724 gene encoding uncharacterized protein LOC126855724: protein MSEMKSTVQTPFQNLKFIAMINKIMGLLSCKLVNGRLKPSAWGRFYCALWILIHCTYSALYYYDKYNVLLKEKAIKYIIFDIVRFTVFIISLIPYNCVAVFQEQDFIKFSDKLETYDDKARALGHERKDKHKLIWLYFVLTTIDLIRKTYDAINESISEGTMAIVKKVFDEVVPFIIGTYCILLTGTFLHLIGQRFRHLNETIIPHVSQLPVTGSPGEITVYDVRYLHNVLLDSAAQINSFYGIAIFFCSLSFLLEFVKNIYELVVDGIHEDEIITILDLLFQAVFLFGMYQFVTYEVNMKSFAIKYFL from the exons atgtcaGAAATGAAATCGACAGTGCAGACGCCTTTCCAAAATCTAAAGTTTATAGCAatgatcaataaaataatgggTTTACTTTCGTGCAAATTAGTAAATGGTCGATTGAAACCAAGCGCTTGGGGCCGTTTTTATTGTGCATTATGGATATTAATTCATTGTACGTACTCGGCTTTATATTACTATGATAAGTACAACGTATTGCTTAAAGAAAAAgctataaagtatataatttttgatattgtgCGGTTCACTGTCTTTATCATTTCATTAATTCCTTACAATTGTGTGGCGGTCTTTCAGGAGCAAGATTTTATTAAG TTTTCTGACAAACTGGAAACATATGATGACAAGGCAAGAGCATTAGGACACGAAAGAAAGGATAAGCACAAATTAATATGGTTATATTTCGTATTGACAACGATCGATCTGATTAGAAAGACATATGACGCCATTAATGAAAGCATATCGGAAGGAACGATGGCAATAGTAAAAAAAGTGTTCGACGAGGTCGTTCCATTTATCATAGGCACTTATTGCATCCTTCTAACCGGCACATTTCTACATTTGATAGGCCAACGTTTCCGTCATCTGAACGAAACGATAATACCTCACGTTTCGCAGTTACCGGTCACTGGATCGCCGGGCGAAATCACTGTTTACGACGTGCGCTATTTGCACAATGTGCTCCTCGATAGTGCGGCTCAGATAAATAGTTTTTACGGAATAGCCATCTTTTTCTGCTCCCTATCTTTTCTGTTAGAAttcgtcaaaaatatatatgaattggTAGTAGATGGCATACATGAAGATGAGATCATAACTATATTAGACTTATTATTTCAAGCCGTTTTCTTGTTTGGAATGTATCAGTTTGTGACTTACGAAGTAAATATGAAAAGctttgctataaaatattttctttaa
- the LOC126855421 gene encoding tetraspanin-9-like, whose amino-acid sequence METGRLTIPRAFVCCSNIIFLISGFALMSLGGLLLADNERILLSRLLGPGDIHPDQPLFYYLAFAIVTLGFLIAITGLLGCWAACLFNRCITIFYLVAIILLLLGECTVCIIAVFWPHILGIDVRPARLIRALQRSYSVPGREQFTAALDLAQTTFACCGINGSSNYGTSWWRLQEVGRRELVVPLSCCTLNNANETDAFLNPEPANLTFCQALNPAEHQYARHTVGCLEYIEKWTQDQALILLAIVLAVMFVEVTALLSILLACSRGNRRSKSQASTFTSTQTLSPFTESDQDFSIGIENRMHTAGTTFGTKS is encoded by the exons ATGGAAACTGGCAGATTAACTATACCGCGCGCCTTTGTTTGCtgctcaaatataattttcttg ATTTCAGGTTTTGCATTGATGTCATTAGGTGGATTATTATTAGCCGATAATGaacgaattttattatcacgtCTGCTAGGACCTGGTGACATTCATCCCGATCAACCACTCTTTTATTATCTGGCTTTTGCTATAGTTACATTAGGATTTCTCATCGCTATCACCGGGCTTCTCGGATGCTGGGCAGCTTGTCTCTTCAATCGCTGCATCACAATCTTt TATCTCGTGGCGATAATCTTGCTACTCCTCGGTGAATGTACCGTGTGTATTATCGCCGTTTTTTGGCCTCACATATTGGGGATCGATGTTAGACCCGCACGTCTGATACGCGCTTTGCAACGCAGTTACTCTGTTCCTGGACGCGAACAATTCACGGCAGCCCTTGATCTTGCACAAACGAcg TTCGCCTGTTGCGGCATAAACGGAAGCAGCAATTACGGCACGTCGTGGTGGCGGCTGCAGGAAGTCGGCCGAAGAGAATTAGTAGTACCTCTCAGTTGTTGCACCCTGAATAATGCCAATGAGACGGACGCTTTCCTCAACCCTGAGCCTGCCAATCTCACTTTCTGCCAGGCTCTGAACCCTGCCGAACATCAATACGCCCGACACACAGTG GGTTGTCTTGAATATATCGAGAAGTGGACGCAAGATCAGGCATTGATCCTGCTGGCTATTGTATTAGCTGTTATGTTTGTCGAAGTCACGGCGCTCCTCAGTATACTTCTCGCTTGCTCTCGAGGAAACAGAAGAAGCAAGTCGCAGGCATCGACATTTACCTCCACGCAGACTTTAAGTCCATTCACCGAGAGCGATCAAGATTTTA GTATAGGTATCGAGAACAGGATGCACACGGCCGGGACGACGTTTGGTACCAAATCATGA